TGGGCATTTTCATTGGCTCCAATTGTTTATTTTTACTAGATTTCAGTAAATGTGGCAACTGTGGACGTTTGTTGAACAGTCCTACTTAATCAATAGGTGTGGGTGTGAGCCCCATAAGAAATTCATAAAGAAGATGGCATGATCCATGGCATGTGGCTCTTAAAGACTATACTTGGCAATCAGATCAAGTTCTTGGATTTTTCTTTTTAACTTGTTCAGTTTTCTTCTTTGAGTTCTGCTTCAGTACACCCCTTTAGAAAACATTATGATTTCGGATGTGGTGGAGATTAAAACTTGCCCTTTCATTTTAATTAAAAAGGGTAGTAGAGTCTATTCCACGTGGTGGTTGCCTCTCTTCCTCACAAACGGTTCTGACATCAATACAACTAAACAAAGTAATACAACCAGACGAGTTTTAGGCGATGATAGATTGGGGTCTTCTGTGCTGATGGAAGACTCTAATTGATGTGAAAAAGTTATGCACAACAGGAAGAACTTGGATCATGTCTCAGCTGCAATGCTGATTGAGACATCTGACGTCCTATTAACCCATATTTGAAAAAAAAGAACTGAACATAAGTTTCAGCTTGAttggtattttttttatttttgtagaaaaggaggatgaccccgggctgcatctaggagatgcatgcggccattttattgattattctcgaggaccttacaaagtagaacaacaatatgcgtgaatccgccatcttggcaacatctgccgctactcctatccaaatgatgaaggggtgcaagctgggccacatacccagacctctcacctaagcctaacatctaaagccggaggccccgaccGAGCCATCTGCCGGGTCCGGGACTCaaaccggtctgacgcactcacatgtgtcgtcgccgccatcttccactggtccatcttcagagcagattgaggtgacaaccttggcagGTACTCCGCCATCGATGCCACCACGACGCCAAATGACaacctccacctacgcgagccttggcagtccctccgccattgacgccaccacgacgccagacgacacctccacctacgcgagtccatctccaagcaacagacgtaaatccatgctaggatagggccgcaccaccgccgtcgcccaccacccacaagcgccacccaaccccaaggttcccaaagcggcgccttcaagaagggaacggcgcCATGAGCGCCGCCATCACCCAACAAAGTTAGGGCATTCGCCCGGGAGACCTAGGGGAATGGGAAGTGAGGAGATCAGTCCataccgacgcctccaaggaggggaacgacGCCCTCAGGCGTCACCGTCGGCGCGGCCGGTCATGGCCGGCTAGGGATTTCGCCCGAACTAGATCCCCGGCACCAGCAGCGCCTCCTGTACAGAACCGGCAACCAAGAGGAAGCGCGGCCCGACCAGGCTGGCCCGCATGCCgaacaggggaggaggggaggcgccaGATCGCGCGCACCGACCGCCGCAAAAGCCGCCGCCGGTCACCAATGACCACCGGATCCCGCCGCCTGCGCGGCCGGGACGCCAGATCCATTGCCCGCACAGCTGCTAGCTGGCCGTGCCTTGCCAATGGAGCCGCCGCTCCAGATCTGGGGTTCCCCACGCAGAGGCAGGGCAACtgaggccccgccgccaccatccttggcgcCCCAGGCTTGCCTGGCGgctgcctcaggcggcggcgaggaagggagggggggggggcagaacTATTCACCAGCCGGCCATTATCTACAAAAGATTGCTAGATATTGTAGCTCCAATTTATTGGATAAACTTGTTGCCCCATGTTGCATTCGTTCCATGATCTCTTTTGGTGATAAACAAGCTGAACTCAATGCCAACCGCCTGGAACACTTGTTTCTTCGTTCTTTGTTTGATTTACTTTGCAATAGGCAATTGATGAGTTTCTGCTGTTTGTGCAGAGTGTTCTCGGAATTATTCTTGGAGGTGGTGCAGGGACTAGATTGTATCCCCTGACGAAGAAGCGTGCGAAGCCTGCAGTGCCACTGGGTGCCAACTACAGGCTTATTGATATTCCTGTCAGTAATTGTCTGAACAGCAACATATCAAAGATCTATGTGCTCACGCAGTTCAACTCAGCTTCTCTTAATCGTCATCTCTCACGAGCCTATGGGAGCAACATTGGAGGTTACAAGAATGAAGGATTTGTTGAAGTCCTTGCTGCACAGCAGAGCCCAGATAACCCTGACTGGTTTCAGGTATCTCATTCATTGTTATTTAAGTGTTTTTGTTTAATCTGAAATGCGAGATTCATCTACTGATGATCATAATCTGTCTCATGTTAGCATTTAGAAGAAGGCAAAATCTACAATTCCTTCATAAGTACGCATGATTGTATCATTTCACCACGAATGAATTTCACTAAGCTCTGTGGAAATCCTAGGGCCAGCCTTTCAAGATCCAGAATAAAAAAGAAACAAACTGTTCCAAGGCGTCATCAGTATTCCTTTTTACAAAACCTTGATATAGATTATAAGAATTATTAGTTGAATACTACCCTAATAGTTCTCTATTAATTTTTTTCTTGATAGCATGCTATCACAAGACAGTTTTAAGCTCAAGTAGAGATGCTCAGAAATTTTTTCAAATTGATTTTAACAGTGTTTCTGTATTATGCGAATCTGTTTTGTGTACCAGGATCTGGTCCTGAACAAGTTCACTAGTTATGAATTTAGAATTAGTATATGTGAATGGTTAGTGATGTAACTTTGATTTTGATCTTATGAGCATTAGCCAGTCATCATCATTTATAAGTAAACATAGCGGATCAAACTATGTTTCATACTTTCATATGTTTGCCGTTATAACATACTATTCATCATAGTTTTTGCTTTAGATTGTGAGTGTTATACCACACAGCTACATGCAGTTTCTGCTAGTTTATGTCAAACCAGTACCCTACAGCGTTTTTCTAGATAATAAGAACCAAAGTCATGTCCGTGAGGACTTGAACCTGGGTGGCTGAGCTGTAGATCCACTCCCCTAACAAAGTGAGCTCTGCTCACTTCTTGATGATCATAAACCTTTCTTATCAACATAAAGTGTTTCTAGGATCCCATGCAAGCTTTTGCAGGGTATTCACTTTGTCTTATCATCTTATCTCAGGGTACTGCAGATGCTGTAAGGCAGTACTTGTGGCTATTCGAGGAGCATAATGTTATGGAGTATCTAATTCTTGCCGGAGATCACCTGTACCGAATGGACTATGAAAAGTTTATTCAGGCACACAGAGAAACAGATGCTGATATTACTGTTGCTGCCTTGCCCATGGATGAGGAACGTGCAACTGCATTTGGCCTTATGAAAATCGATGAAGAAGGGAGGATAATTGAATTCGCAGAGAAACCAAAAGGAGAACAGTTGAAAGCTATGATGGTACACTGATGCTGTGCCTTTCTAACTAATTTCAGATATACAGTTGTGAACCATCATTCATTACACCACAAAATCTCTTCTGTTGAATGCATTTACACCACGTTGCTGCCTGTTTTGATCTTGTAATGGTACACTGACGCTGTGCCTTTCAAACTAATTTCAGATATACAGTTGTGAACCATCATTTATTACACCAAAAAGCTCTTCTGTTGAATGCATTTACACCATGTTGCTGCCTGTTTTGATCTTGTAGGTTGATACGACCATACTTGGCCTTGACGATGCGAGGGCAAAGGAAATGCCTTATATTGCTAGCATGGGTATCTATGTTATTAGCAAACATGTGATGCTTCAGCTTCTCCGTGAGCAATTTCCTGGAGCTAATGACTTTGGAAGTGAGGTTATTCCTGGTGCAACTAGCACTGGCATGAGGGTATGCAAAGCTCATTGAGTTAGTAGTTTCCTTTTGCTGCTTCTGCTTTATGATTTGTATCATTTTAGCTTCAGAGAAACTGTCAAGTCATATGTTTATCGTAAGGAAGGGGATACAATAGGTTATCGGATATGCAGTTCCATTGGCATTCATAGTTGTGATATGTGCTTCTTAAGAGTTTTGTTATTGTTGCCGACAGGTACAAGCATACCTATACGATGGTTACTGGGAAGATATTGGTACAATTGAGGCATTCTATAATGCAAATTTGGGAATTACCAAAAAGCCAATACCCGATTTCAGGTGTGCTTTCACTTTTTGCCTTGTTGTGGACAAAAATAATGAAATTTCATGCATGTAAAGTGTTATAATTGTCCCCTATTGATTTAATGTATACGTTCAATTTGAATGCAGTTTCTATGACCGTTCTGCTCCCATTTACACACAACCTCGACACTTGCCTCCTTCAAAGGTTCTTGATGCTGATGTGACAGACAGTGTTATTGGTGAAGGATGTGTTATTAAAGTAAGTAGCCTTTTTCAGTTGGCTCTCGGTATGCTAACCTTCTTCAGGTGTTTCATTTCATGCTAATGAACTTTAAGCTTTTAAAGACATATTTCAAAACCATCTATACTTATTTATGGGCTGTGATTGTTATATCTTCTCTCAAGTGATTTTTGATACTGTATGTAATAACGGCTACTATGTTCCCTCTGCCTTTCTTTGCTGTCCACGTAGAACTGCAAGATACACCATTCAGTAGTTGGACTCCGGTCCTGCATATCTGAAGGGGCAATAATAGAGGACACATTGCTAATGGGTGCGGACTACTATGAGGTAAAATCAAACAGGTGTAATATGCTTCTGGCAAAGTGACGTGCTCACCCTTTCTTTTCTTGTTCAACAGACTGAAGCTGATAAGAAACTCCTTGCTGAAAAAGGTGGCATTCCCATTGGTATTGGAAAGAATTCACACATCAAAAGAGCAATAATTGACAAGAATGCTCGTATTGGAGATAACGTGATGGTATGCCATATTAATATACTTATGGTTAAGCATCTATtggtttctctctttttttccactGCAACACTGTCATACTGAATATGTAACTCGAACATAACTTTTCTCATGGTAATGTCCAAAATGTAACCATTATATAACAAGCTTTAGGCCTTGCCCAGTTCATAGGAAAAGTGAGAAAAAAAATGTAAGAATAGGAAATTTTCTTTTAGCAACACTGTTTAATCGTTTTGTTCAAAGGAAAAGTGGAGGAATGTTCCTTTGATCACATTTTGAAAAGAAAATAGCAGGAATTTTATAATCTACTTGACTTCCATCCTAGTTATCGTTCTTCATGTGCTTTGAGTTTGATTTGACTGTCTTTAGCGGATGGTTAAGACGTCCTGATAATGTCAAGGGAGGTTGGGGTAGAccaaacttgacatgggaggagtctctCAAGAGTGATCTTAAGAACTGGAATATCACCAAAGATttagccatggacaggggtgcgaGTAAGTTAGTTGTCAACTGCCAGAACCATGATTTGGTTTCGATATCTTATGgatttcaactctagcctaccCCGACTCGTTTGGGACTGAAAGGCTTTGCTGTTGTTGTCCTATGTTCTATTCCTTAGAACAAGACTTATATTAGTGTGAAAAGTTGTTTTGCACTTGTATTCCTATCCTATTTTTTGCCATTCTTCTTCTATTCCTACGTTTTCATAATCCTGTGAACCAACCAAACATATCCTATATTGTATATCCATTTCCTTGAACATGATATCACGCATTGTGAGTTGTTTTTGGTAGTGATCTGGACTCGTTGGTATATTGTAGATAATCAATGTTGACAATGTTCAAGAAGCGGCAAGGGAGACAGATGGATATTTCATCAAAAGTGGCATTGTAACTGTGATCAAGGATGCTTTACTCCCTAGTGGAACAGTCATATGAAGTAAGTTGTCTCCTCGTACACACCTCGGTGTCTGCAATCAGTAATGTTTTGCTTCAGAACTATGAACATGCTGTAAACCAAACATGATGCAAATGCAGCAATACAGTTGGTACATACAAACCATGCACTGGTATCCTATACATTCGCTTTGAGATTTTTAGCACTCTTCTTGTAAGTAGTTGACTCTGTTTGGGTTGCCCTGCAGGCAGGTGTGAAATGTGTGCCAAGGGACAGAGCTACTTGCATCAGTCTGGAATCAACCAACGAGGCCGCGAAGAGATCATAAGAGCAATAAAAAAGGAGTGCCATGCAAGGCACTTCTCCACCCTTTTTCTCCCTTGATGTATTAGGAACTGTGATGTACAAGCAACTGTGATGCACTTAGGCGAAGTGCCCCTGGATTCAGCTTTCTCTTTGCTTGTAGTCGATTTCCAGCAGACCATGCTATTTGGTGTATGGTTCATGTAAAACCTTGCGTTGctttatctatatctatatctataccaatataaaaagacccaaaggggcagatctaATTGATCTCGGCCATCAAACTAAGTTAATTCAactacctagactgcttcaatggcgAGTGTTAAACATGTTTAacgtgcaattaatatcataccaaatattgcaTTAATCATAgattaacacacaaataatagcatacctaaTATTCGCATGCAATTAATATATTCCTAAATATTAACGTGTGTTGCATGTGCGTATTTACTAGTACATAAAATGGGCCGAAAGCCTATTTCATGATTGTAGGATCAGGTATCGAACGGGGTGTCGTGATTGTAGGATCAGGTATCGaacggggtgaatgggagattccaCAAATTCTTCGGAAAAACATGTGTTCACCTAATATAAGTTTGGTTAGAGGGGTCAAGATTAAACTGAGAAGACCAAATATTCAACCTATTTACCTTGAGTTCAAGTCTTTGAGACATTGCCCAATCACTTGTGATATATCTTCAAGGTAATCTCTTTGACATTCAGAGACATGTTCTTTGTCAGTTCACAACTACTCTTGGACGCTTTTGAATAGATAACAGTCTAGTGGATGCACAGTCCACAAGCGTAATAGGGTGAAGACAAGTCGTCTAGTGGATACACAGTCCACAAGTGTAATAGGGTGAAGACAAATTTATGCATAGTCCACAAGTGTAATAGGGTGAAGACAAGTTCTTCACTGAAGCTCAATCACTTAGCAGATTTTAGGCTCTAGGGTTTCTCCTCTCTTAGGATTCTCTCAATCTCTCCGGAAGGATGGGTTGCTCGGGCGAATTAATTCTCTCACGGAGCAGTCAACCATCAAAAGTTGAAGTGGGTGGCCATTTATGGCCGAGAGCAATCTTGAGGGCAGATATGACTGTTTGAGGTGGTGGCCACCCAACTGTACACGCAACATGTAGCATGCCACACGTCACGAAATGGTCGGATTTCAAACGCAACCAATGACTTGACTTGCGAAACAAGTCAGTCGACTCAACTGGCGAGGACTTTCTCTTCGGCATACCGAAGAATATCACCTTGGGCACCGAAGAAAAACTATCCGCTCAAAAGAGATATCCAAGTCTTCACTCAAAAAataattgtaacgccctcgatgcggctatatctcccacgtgtcgaagcacgacttagaggcataaccgcattaaaagcaatgtcgcaagtgaggtaatcttcacacaacccatgtaatacataagggaaagagatacatagttggcttacaatcgccacttcacacaaatacataaataaagcattacatcaaccagttacaaacaaggcccgactacggagccaaaataaaagaagaccaccccaaatgctacacagatccccgatcgaccccaactgggctccactgctgatcgactagaacgaaacaacataaaggacaagatcttcatcgagctcctcctgagcttggttgcgtcatctgcacagactcatcggcacctgcaagctggttttggaagtatctgtgagtcacggggactcagcaatctcacaccctcgcgatcaagactatttaagcttatgggtaaggtaaaggtatgatgtggagctgcagcaagcgactagcatatatggtggctaacatacgcaaatgagagcgagaagagaaggcaaagcacggtcgagaaactatgatcaagaagtgatcctagaacaacctacgtcaaacataactccaacaccgtgttcacttcccggactccgccggaaagagaccatcacggttacacacgcggttgatgtattttaattaaggtcaacttcaggttttctacaaccggacgttaacaaattcccatcttcccataaccgcgggcacggctttcgaaagttcaaatccctgcaggggagtcccaacttagcccatgacaagctctcacggtcaacgaaggatataccttctcccgagacattccgatcagactcggtatcccggttctacaagacaacttcgacaagtcaaaacaaatccagcaacactgcccgaatgtgccgacaaatcccgataggagctgcacatatctcgtcctcagggcacactcagatgagactagctacgagtaaaaccaaccctcaagtttccccgaggtggtcccgcaggcagctcagttcNNNNNNNNNNNNNNNNNNNNNNNNNNNNNNNNNNNNNNNNNNNNNNNNNNNNNNNNNNNNNNNNNNNNNNNNNNNNNNNNNNNNNNaataaagatgacccttgagtccgcggaacccaagggaaaaaggggctaggtggcgaatggtaaaaccaaagttgggcattgctggaagagttttattcaaggcgaactgtcaaggggttcccattataacccaaccgcataaggaacgcaaaatccgggaacataacaccgatatgacagaaactagggtggcaagagtggtacaaaacaccaggcataaggccgagccttccaccctttaccaagtatatagatgcattaattaaataagatatattgtgatatcccaacaagtaaacatgttccaacaaggaacaacatctccatgttccaacaaggaacaaacttcaatcttcacctgcaactaacaacgctataagaggggctgagcaaagcggtaacatagccaaacaacggtttgctaggacaaggtgggttagaggcttggttcaacaatatgggaggcatgataagcaagtggtaggtatcgcagcataggcacaacaaagagcgagcaacttgcaagcaaagatagaagcgatttcgagggtatggtcatcttgcctgagatcccgcaaggaagaagaacgagtccaagaagaagacaaacgggcgtagtcgaacggatcctcacaacgcgacattatcggaaccaaccggaagaagcaacaccggaaagaagcacacaacatagtaaacaaccaccacataagcatggcatgatgcgcaaacaagtatgatgcatgtccggtttaatgaggcatggcatggcaaagtgcacaagcaatcctacaaattaagtggagctcaatatgcaactccgttgcatattgacgaaacaccacgtgacttatttagtttgaACTCGTTTATGTAccaaacaagattaaatgttgattaacatggcaagaggtgaagcaaagtaaaactacctatctagtcaagtttaaatgaggccggaagcaacgaacaacaattccggtaaatccccatatgcatatattagggttggtactgttctgccctaaaccatattttatagttgttaaacatgcaaagatatgccaccatgttaaactaggcaaaattctaccccatttacatataaagtttattaaattcggagctacggttaaatagttatgaattaaatcattttagcatggcataggagcaaatttaaccaaacggcATTTTAAACATATCAAACATGGAGGAAAATGGCATAATATGAAAgtagatgcaattctaagcatatttcatatataaagtttttccatatgatgcacagtttgagatatatgatatgcatgaagtttGAGGGTTTTCCTGCAATTCTGTTTTTAACTGGATAAATAGATAAATCACTCCTCAGGAAAAAAACAGGAGTCGGGCCGAAACTGGCCCGAACTAGGCTGCACAGGAGCAAACAGGAGGTGGGCTTCCTCATGTTGGGCTGAGGCCCAGTCAACGCCGTGGTGGGGCAGGCTGGATCTGTAGGGAAGCAGCGGGCCGACGTGTAGtgcgggcggctgggccttggcgccGGAGATGCGTGGCAGGACGAGGCCGAGGAGAGATGGGCCGTGGCGCTCGTCCATCACCGGATCGAGTCAAGAGGGCGGCGCTCATCCTGTTgcatgaagcagaggagcgagtgGGCGTCGTGGCTGCAGGGACTTGGCGGGGCGACGAAGAAGGTCTGGAACGGGTGGCACGGAGCGGATCTGGATGGCGGTGAAGTGGGCCCGATGGCTGGACAGCGGGGCGAGCAGCGGCAACGGCGAGCGTCAGCTGCAAGGCCTCATGGCGGGGACGAATCTCTCCGGCGAGGAAGTCAGGGGCTCAGTCACCTGCGATGATGGCCATGGAGGAattagagagagagaaggaggagatGACGCCAGGGAGAAGGGAAAAAGGAGAGGGGTGCGAGGGGCTGGCCTGGCAACGGCTCCGCTGCTGCtgctggacgacgacgaggaggcagGAGCAGGGGGCCTCGGTTGCTGCTGCAGTTCGCATGCTCCGGCACGGGCGGAGCCATCAACGAGGAGAAGAGAGGTGAGGTGGCAGTGGCCTTGCAGGTGACTACGCTCAGGATCGAGGAGGGACATGGGGGAGCGCTGGTTGGTTGGTGCAGGGGGAAagagaggatcccgaggtggggaatgagtgcggcggcggctaggaggatccctagaaattagggatttggtctgaaattagactaggggtggactatatatatacaTCACGGATTAGATTAGGGGCTATCTTGACCCTACGATCGCAATCGGACAATCgcggataaaatagctagggagtccaaatatggaaacggtgatattttgtagatgtttggggatgatccggacacaacggtgacgactccccgggtcgggtccgggacagctttcgggcgcgcgcgcg
This portion of the Triticum dicoccoides isolate Atlit2015 ecotype Zavitan chromosome 7A, WEW_v2.0, whole genome shotgun sequence genome encodes:
- the LOC119327341 gene encoding glucose-1-phosphate adenylyltransferase small subunit, chloroplastic/amyloplastic-like isoform X1 translates to MAMAAAASPSKILIPPHRASAATAAASTSCDSLRLLCAPRGRRQRPRVLVARPAPRRPFFFSSRAVSDSKSSQTCLDPDASTSVLGIILGGGAGTRLYPLTKKRAKPAVPLGANYRLIDIPVSNCLNSNISKIYVLTQFNSASLNRHLSRAYGSNIGGYKNEGFVEVLAAQQSPDNPDWFQGTADAVRQYLWLFEEHNVMEYLILAGDHLYRMDYEKFIQAHRETDADITVAALPMDEERATAFGLMKIDEEGRIIEFAEKPKGEQLKAMMVDTTILGLDDARAKEMPYIASMGIYVISKHVMLQLLREQFPGANDFGSEVIPGATSTGMRVQAYLYDGYWEDIGTIEAFYNANLGITKKPIPDFSFYDRSAPIYTQPRHLPPSKVLDADVTDSVIGEGCVIKNCKIHHSVVGLRSCISEGAIIEDTLLMGADYYETEADKKLLAEKGGIPIGIGKNSHIKRAIIDKNARIGDNVMIINVDNVQEAARETDGYFIKSGIVTVIKDALLPSGTVI
- the LOC119327341 gene encoding glucose-1-phosphate adenylyltransferase small subunit, chloroplastic/amyloplastic-like isoform X2 codes for the protein MDVPLASKTFPSPSPSKREQCNVDGHKSSSKHADLNPHANDSVLGIILGGGAGTRLYPLTKKRAKPAVPLGANYRLIDIPVSNCLNSNISKIYVLTQFNSASLNRHLSRAYGSNIGGYKNEGFVEVLAAQQSPDNPDWFQGTADAVRQYLWLFEEHNVMEYLILAGDHLYRMDYEKFIQAHRETDADITVAALPMDEERATAFGLMKIDEEGRIIEFAEKPKGEQLKAMMVDTTILGLDDARAKEMPYIASMGIYVISKHVMLQLLREQFPGANDFGSEVIPGATSTGMRVQAYLYDGYWEDIGTIEAFYNANLGITKKPIPDFSFYDRSAPIYTQPRHLPPSKVLDADVTDSVIGEGCVIKNCKIHHSVVGLRSCISEGAIIEDTLLMGADYYETEADKKLLAEKGGIPIGIGKNSHIKRAIIDKNARIGDNVMIINVDNVQEAARETDGYFIKSGIVTVIKDALLPSGTVI